Proteins encoded within one genomic window of Macrotis lagotis isolate mMagLag1 chromosome 3, bilby.v1.9.chrom.fasta, whole genome shotgun sequence:
- the LSM6 gene encoding U6 snRNA-associated Sm-like protein LSm6, with translation MSLRKQTPSDFLKQIIGRPVVVKLNSGVDYRGVLACLDGYMNIALEQTEEYVNGQLKNKYGDAFIRGNNVLYISTQKRRM, from the exons ATGAGTCTACGGAAGCAAACTCCCAGTGATTTCCTAAAGCAGATCATAGGAAGACCAGTTGTAGTAAAGTTAAATTCTGGAGTTGATTACCGAG GTGTCCTGGCTTGCTTAGATGGCTACATGAATATAGCTCTGGAACAAACAGAAGAATATGTAAATGGACAACTAAAGAATAAGTATGGGGATGCATTTATTCGAGGAAACAATG tgttaTATATAAGTACACAGAAGAGAAGAATGTGA